A single window of Cellulomonas sp. NTE-D12 DNA harbors:
- a CDS encoding hemolysin III family protein: METAQRSRDGSVHVTDERFNTVSHLFAACFAVAGAALLIVQAAEQRDAWKVVGFSLYGLSVVTLFVSSTLHHGIDGGPRVNEVLRTLDYDSVFLLIAGSTTPMVLVLFRTTYGWTVLAVVWVIAAAGIVLRSILRQLPKYVTNTLYIALGWMPVLLVGSGASVPGGALVLMAAGGLLYSAGFVVFVVERPNPWPGVFGFHEIWHAMVVVAAVLHYLLMYFYVLPA; this comes from the coding sequence GTGGAGACCGCTCAGCGGAGCAGGGACGGCAGCGTTCACGTCACCGACGAGCGGTTCAACACCGTCTCGCACCTGTTCGCCGCCTGCTTCGCCGTCGCGGGTGCCGCGCTGCTCATCGTGCAGGCGGCCGAGCAGCGCGATGCCTGGAAGGTCGTCGGGTTCAGCCTGTACGGCCTGTCGGTGGTGACGCTCTTCGTCTCGAGCACGCTGCACCACGGCATCGACGGCGGACCACGGGTGAACGAGGTGCTGCGCACCCTGGACTACGACTCGGTGTTCCTGCTGATCGCCGGCTCGACCACACCGATGGTGCTGGTCCTGTTCCGCACCACCTACGGCTGGACGGTCCTGGCCGTGGTCTGGGTGATCGCCGCGGCGGGCATCGTGCTGCGCTCGATCCTGCGCCAGCTGCCGAAGTACGTCACCAACACCCTGTACATCGCTCTCGGCTGGATGCCGGTCCTGCTGGTGGGCTCGGGTGCGTCGGTGCCCGGGGGTGCGCTGGTGCTGATGGCCGCGGGCGGCCTGCTGTACAGCGCAGGCTTCGTGGTGTTCGTCGTCGAGCGCCCCAACCCGTGGCCGGGCGTGTTCGGCTTCCACGAGATCTGGCACGCGATGGTCGTCGTCGCCGCGGTCCTGCACTACCTGCTCATGTACTTCTACGTCCTGCCCGCCTAG
- a CDS encoding glycoside hydrolase family 130 protein encodes MSASEDPPWVHRTDVVLSPDPRRVVAALFLPGQELAASGGSRSGGVVERVLALTDEQVDTQLAELETLFSSRHRDLHVTWERHFELVRHRVPRGGLLSAPRRRLLGATFTQEVSIEGAALMNPSMVPHPDQTGLPPGALRFVMSVRAVGEGHRSSIELRTGVVDVDGTVRADVPPAVAVLPTELATGYARTAFEHALDELGGDRADSDFVLDALPQRFTRAELDGALGRLRAERLTRATTSRTVERFEAIAASSYTVRFPLDSALQERVLTPRAAAESRGMEDVRLVQLDAGDGSGPQYVGTYTGYDGRHVRVRLLRTEDLTTFSISPTSGPGAQDKGLAVFPRRIDGSYVALSRSDRESNAVCRSSDLLHWEAPVQVQVPRRPWEVVQLGNCGSPIETEAGWLVLTHGVGPMRRYSIGALLLDLDDPTVVRGVLDRPLLTAYEAERSGYVPNVVYSCGAMLHARWLVLPYGCSDTRTRIATVDLDALLGELAGPGRARTGPAAVEKASRRT; translated from the coding sequence GTGAGCGCGTCCGAGGACCCGCCCTGGGTGCACCGCACGGACGTGGTGCTGAGCCCGGACCCCCGGCGGGTGGTCGCCGCGCTGTTCCTGCCGGGTCAGGAGCTGGCGGCGTCCGGCGGATCGCGTTCCGGAGGCGTCGTCGAGCGGGTCCTCGCCCTGACCGACGAGCAGGTGGACACGCAGCTGGCGGAGCTGGAGACGCTGTTCTCGAGCCGCCACCGCGACCTGCACGTCACGTGGGAACGGCACTTCGAGCTCGTCCGCCACCGCGTGCCCCGCGGCGGGCTGCTCTCAGCGCCCCGTCGACGACTCCTCGGCGCCACCTTCACGCAGGAGGTCTCGATCGAGGGCGCCGCCCTGATGAACCCCTCGATGGTGCCGCACCCCGACCAGACGGGGCTGCCGCCCGGTGCGCTCCGCTTCGTCATGAGCGTGCGGGCCGTCGGTGAAGGGCACCGGTCGAGCATCGAGCTGCGCACCGGTGTGGTGGACGTCGACGGCACGGTCCGGGCCGACGTCCCTCCAGCGGTCGCGGTGCTGCCCACCGAGCTGGCCACCGGGTACGCCAGAACGGCGTTCGAGCACGCCCTCGACGAGCTGGGCGGTGACCGTGCCGACTCCGACTTCGTGCTCGACGCCCTGCCGCAGCGGTTCACCCGCGCCGAGCTCGACGGTGCGCTCGGCCGACTGCGTGCCGAACGGCTGACCCGCGCGACCACCTCCCGCACCGTTGAGCGTTTCGAGGCCATCGCCGCATCGAGCTACACCGTGCGGTTCCCCCTCGACTCGGCGCTGCAGGAGCGGGTGCTCACGCCCCGGGCGGCCGCCGAGAGCCGCGGCATGGAGGACGTCCGCCTGGTGCAGCTCGACGCGGGTGACGGATCCGGCCCGCAGTACGTGGGGACCTACACGGGTTACGACGGCCGCCACGTGCGCGTGCGGCTGCTGCGGACCGAGGACCTCACCACCTTCTCGATCTCACCGACGAGCGGCCCGGGCGCCCAGGACAAGGGCCTGGCGGTGTTCCCCCGACGGATCGACGGCAGCTACGTCGCGCTCTCCCGCTCGGACCGGGAGAGCAACGCCGTGTGCCGCTCGTCCGACCTGCTGCACTGGGAGGCACCGGTCCAGGTCCAGGTGCCGCGCCGTCCGTGGGAGGTCGTCCAGCTGGGCAACTGCGGGTCGCCGATCGAGACCGAGGCGGGGTGGCTGGTGCTCACGCACGGCGTCGGGCCCATGCGGCGCTACAGCATCGGGGCCCTGCTGCTGGACCTCGACGACCCGACGGTGGTGCGCGGGGTGCTGGACCGTCCGCTCCTCACCGCGTACGAGGCAGAGCGCTCGGGCTACGTGCCGAACGTCGTGTACTCCTGCGGCGCGATGCTCCACGCGCGCTGGCTGGTGCTGCCGTACGGGTGCAGCGACACCCGGACGCGGATCGCGACCGTCGACCTGGACGCGCTGCTCGGTGAGCTCGCAGGTCCAGGGCGTGCGCGGACGGGCCCCGCTGCCGTGGAGAAGGCGTCCCGACGGACCTAG
- a CDS encoding glycosyltransferase, with amino-acid sequence MTTAPFDHLLRLSTPLGVYEHARGTVPRTEHGMCVDDVARALVVTAREPCPAREVSSLAWTALTFLRAAQRDDGGMHNRRDDAGTWLDAPSTGDHWGRALWAFGVAAAQPTDEALAQEARRGAEMALRARSVHPRAVAYAALGAAHLLTVAPEDLAAYALLLDARRALLPIRTDPSWPWPYGRLTYASAVVPEAMLAIGAALSDRELQQDGLTLLRWLVEQQTVGTHLSPVAVRGRSAGDVRRPEFDQQPIEVSALAEASAAAWDLTGDARWARVLARCVAWFEGDNDSCVPMRDSATGAGYDGLERGSVNLNQGAESTLAWLATVQVAEASRSAAVR; translated from the coding sequence ATGACGACCGCACCGTTCGACCACCTGCTGCGCCTGAGCACGCCCCTCGGCGTGTACGAGCACGCCCGCGGGACCGTGCCACGCACGGAGCACGGGATGTGCGTCGACGACGTCGCACGCGCGCTCGTCGTGACGGCGCGTGAACCCTGCCCGGCCCGCGAGGTGAGCTCCCTCGCGTGGACGGCCCTCACCTTCCTCCGTGCAGCACAACGGGACGACGGGGGCATGCACAACCGACGGGACGACGCCGGCACCTGGCTCGACGCGCCCTCGACCGGCGACCACTGGGGCCGCGCGCTGTGGGCGTTCGGCGTCGCGGCCGCCCAGCCGACGGACGAGGCGCTCGCGCAGGAGGCTCGACGAGGCGCCGAGATGGCGCTCCGGGCACGGTCCGTCCACCCCCGGGCCGTCGCGTACGCCGCTCTCGGTGCTGCTCACCTCCTGACGGTCGCGCCCGAGGACCTCGCCGCGTACGCCCTGCTCCTCGACGCGAGGCGGGCCCTGCTCCCGATCCGCACCGACCCGTCCTGGCCGTGGCCCTACGGTCGCCTCACCTATGCCAGTGCCGTGGTGCCCGAGGCGATGCTCGCCATCGGTGCCGCCCTCAGCGACCGCGAGCTGCAGCAGGACGGGCTGACGCTGCTGCGCTGGCTGGTCGAGCAGCAGACCGTGGGGACGCACCTGTCACCGGTGGCGGTTCGCGGCCGGTCGGCGGGCGACGTGCGCCGGCCGGAGTTCGACCAGCAGCCGATCGAGGTGTCGGCCCTGGCCGAGGCGAGCGCCGCAGCGTGGGACCTGACGGGAGATGCGCGATGGGCGCGGGTGCTCGCGCGCTGCGTCGCGTGGTTCGAGGGTGACAACGACAGCTGCGTGCCGATGCGGGACTCGGCGACGGGCGCCGGGTACGACGGTCTCGAGCGCGGCTCGGTGAACCTCAACCAGGGTGCCGAGTCGACGCTGGCCTGGCTCGCGACCGTCCAGGTGGCGGAGGCGTCGCGGTCCGCCGCGGTGCGGTGA
- a CDS encoding glycosyltransferase encodes MAVRLGFLSTYPSTQCGIATFCEALVTHLQATGSDVGVVRLVDHWQAQLPPVVHQWAAGDAGAPTGVADALNTYDIAVIQHEYGIFPGPDGEALLQVLPLLTVPVVSILHTVLTEPSANQRRVLEWLVEFSTVLVTMTQTARDRLIAGWGVEPSRIVVIPHGATDNRSAMQHVLPARPTVLTWGLLSEGKGIEWALRGLSVLRETTPLPAYRIVGETHPRVLERDGEAYRESLVRLTHDLDLDGSVTFDGRYLSGPALRQVVREADVVLLPYDSRDQVTSGVLTEAVVAGKPVISTSFPHAVELLSGGAGILVPQRDPVAIAAALAELLTTPGAAGRMAATSRRLASSLLWPAVATRYLELGRSLLAAAVPTAV; translated from the coding sequence GTGGCCGTTCGGCTCGGTTTCCTGTCCACCTATCCGTCCACCCAGTGCGGCATCGCGACGTTCTGCGAGGCGCTCGTCACCCACCTGCAGGCGACCGGTTCGGACGTCGGCGTGGTGCGGTTGGTCGACCACTGGCAGGCGCAGCTGCCGCCGGTGGTCCACCAGTGGGCGGCCGGGGACGCCGGGGCGCCCACGGGTGTCGCCGACGCGCTGAACACCTACGACATCGCCGTGATCCAGCACGAGTACGGCATCTTCCCCGGGCCCGACGGCGAGGCGCTGCTTCAGGTGCTCCCGCTGCTGACGGTGCCCGTGGTGAGCATCCTGCACACCGTGCTGACGGAGCCGAGCGCGAACCAGCGCCGGGTGCTCGAGTGGCTGGTCGAGTTCTCCACGGTGCTGGTGACCATGACGCAGACGGCCCGGGACCGGCTCATCGCCGGGTGGGGCGTGGAGCCGTCCCGCATCGTGGTGATCCCGCACGGGGCCACGGACAACCGGTCCGCGATGCAGCACGTGCTTCCCGCACGGCCGACGGTGCTCACCTGGGGCCTGCTGTCCGAGGGCAAAGGCATCGAATGGGCGCTGCGTGGGCTGTCGGTCCTGCGCGAGACCACGCCGCTGCCGGCCTACCGGATCGTCGGCGAGACCCACCCGCGCGTCCTGGAACGCGACGGCGAGGCCTACCGGGAGAGCCTGGTGAGGTTGACGCACGACCTCGACCTGGACGGCTCGGTCACCTTCGACGGGCGGTACCTGTCCGGGCCGGCGCTGCGGCAGGTGGTGCGGGAGGCCGACGTGGTCCTGCTCCCCTACGACTCGCGCGACCAGGTGACCTCGGGCGTCCTGACGGAAGCGGTGGTCGCGGGCAAGCCGGTCATCTCCACCAGCTTCCCGCACGCGGTCGAGCTGTTGTCCGGCGGGGCCGGCATCCTCGTCCCGCAGCGCGACCCGGTGGCGATCGCGGCGGCCCTGGCTGAGCTCCTGACCACTCCCGGCGCCGCAGGCAGGATGGCCGCGACGTCGCGACGGCTCGCGTCGTCCCTGCTCTGGCCGGCTGTGGCGACCCGGTACCTCGAGCTGGGCCGGAGCCTTCTCGCCGCCGCCGTGCCGACGGCAGTGTGA
- a CDS encoding chorismate-binding protein — MLEPSATAWFGGVQASGVLEAVDLAQEPDALSRPGWWAVVGEFEGRVRAWRFADVRVGRATTVPQRPHDRWDGPGADAWSSSMGEAAYRAGVETIRTRIRGGDVYQVNLCRVLAAPLPAEPRGPDAAALGRRLVAGNPAPYQGGVQVGPTGHDPGVWVVSASPELFLSVDGGRISSGPIKGTATHSAGLTPKDRAENVMITDLVRNDLQRVCVPGSVEVTTLLGEEQHPGLVHLVSTVTGRLDPEVARAADAYRQVLDATYPPGSVSGAPKSSALRLIRELEPVPRGPYCGTVGWVHVAEDGSVRARLAVSIRTFWWSDDVLRFGTGAGITWGSDPAAEWAETELKAARLVGLASRARR, encoded by the coding sequence GTGCTGGAGCCCTCCGCGACCGCCTGGTTCGGCGGGGTGCAGGCGAGTGGCGTGCTCGAGGCGGTCGACCTCGCGCAGGAGCCCGATGCGCTGTCGCGACCGGGCTGGTGGGCCGTGGTGGGGGAGTTCGAGGGCCGGGTCCGAGCGTGGCGCTTCGCCGACGTCCGCGTCGGACGCGCCACCACCGTGCCGCAGCGGCCCCACGATCGCTGGGACGGGCCCGGGGCGGACGCCTGGTCGAGCTCGATGGGCGAGGCGGCGTACCGGGCGGGGGTGGAGACGATCCGGACACGGATCCGCGGGGGCGACGTGTACCAGGTCAACCTCTGCCGCGTCCTCGCAGCCCCCCTGCCTGCGGAGCCTCGCGGCCCGGACGCTGCAGCTCTGGGCCGACGGCTCGTCGCGGGCAACCCGGCGCCGTACCAGGGCGGGGTCCAGGTCGGCCCCACCGGCCACGACCCCGGAGTCTGGGTGGTCAGCGCCTCGCCGGAGCTCTTCCTCTCGGTCGACGGGGGCAGGATCAGCAGCGGTCCCATCAAGGGCACGGCCACGCACTCCGCCGGTCTGACTCCCAAGGACCGCGCCGAGAACGTGATGATCACCGACCTGGTGCGCAACGACCTGCAGCGGGTGTGCGTCCCGGGCTCCGTCGAGGTGACCACCCTGCTGGGCGAGGAGCAGCACCCCGGCCTGGTCCACCTGGTGTCGACCGTCACCGGCCGCCTCGACCCCGAGGTGGCACGCGCCGCCGATGCCTACCGGCAGGTGCTCGACGCCACGTACCCACCGGGGTCCGTCTCCGGGGCGCCGAAGTCGTCGGCGCTGCGCCTCATCCGTGAGCTGGAGCCCGTCCCGCGCGGCCCCTACTGCGGCACCGTGGGCTGGGTCCACGTGGCGGAGGACGGCTCCGTGAGGGCGCGGCTCGCGGTGTCGATCCGCACCTTCTGGTGGTCGGACGACGTGCTGCGCTTCGGTACCGGCGCAGGCATCACGTGGGGGAGCGACCCCGCCGCCGAGTGGGCCGAGACCGAGCTGAAGGCGGCGCGGCTCGTCGGGCTGGCGTCCCGCGCGAGGAGGTGA
- a CDS encoding SsgA family sporulation/cell division regulator produces MTNSSYDVVEVVAMQLIGSDASVVPVSTQLAFRTTDPYTVRAVFTGGQSSSTWLLGRELLVQGMHASSEEPAGTGDVQIWRDEDPDYTLISLSGVEGSALLAAPTEPVLRFLAATESLVPLGAESDRMEGEISALIAALLTA; encoded by the coding sequence ATGACGAACTCGTCGTACGACGTCGTCGAAGTCGTCGCGATGCAGCTCATCGGCTCCGACGCGAGCGTCGTCCCGGTGAGCACCCAGCTGGCGTTCCGGACGACCGATCCCTACACCGTCCGCGCCGTGTTCACCGGCGGCCAGTCGTCCTCGACGTGGCTGCTCGGCCGCGAGCTGCTGGTGCAGGGCATGCACGCCAGCTCGGAGGAGCCGGCCGGCACGGGTGACGTGCAGATCTGGCGGGACGAGGACCCGGACTACACCCTCATCTCGCTGTCCGGGGTCGAGGGCAGCGCCCTCCTCGCCGCACCGACCGAGCCCGTGCTCCGCTTCCTTGCGGCGACGGAGTCGCTGGTACCGCTCGGTGCCGAGAGCGACCGCATGGAGGGTGAGATCAGCGCCCTGATCGCGGCGCTGCTCACCGCCTGA
- the thrS gene encoding threonine--tRNA ligase: MPTSGGHRSRGAQSVSEPISLTVDGVETTVEAGTTGTDLFADRRDVVVVRVDGELRDLHLPLPSGATVEGVTIGSPDGLAVLRHSTAHVLAQAVQDVNPKARLGIGPPITDGFYYDFDVETPFTPEDLRALEKSMARIVKEGQTFRRVDVTEAEARQIEADEPYKLELIGLKGDASDDDGASVEVGLGGLTMYQNVRRDGSVAWQDLCRGPHLPSTRLIGNGFQLTRSAAAYWRGSEKNPQLQRVYGTAWPTKDELRAHLDRLAEAERRDHRRLGSELDLFSFPDEIGSGLAVFHPKGGIVRMEMEEYSRRRHVEAGYSFVNTPHITKAQLFHTSRHLDWYADGMYPPMRLDTEYHEDGTVKREGQDYYLKPMNCPMHNLVYRSRGRSYRELPLRLFEFGTVYRYEKSGVVHGMTRARGFTQDDSHIYCTREQMRDELASLLTFVLDLLRDYGLNEFYLELSTRDPKKSVGDDATWEEATETLREVATESGLQLVDDPGGAAFYGPKISVQAKDAIGRTWQLSTIQLDFFEPELFELEYTAPDGSRQRPVMIHRALFGSIERFFAILVEHYAGAFPAWLAPVQALAVPVAETFQPYLEDVVAQLRARGIRAELDASDDRFGKKIRNAATQKVPFVLIAGGEDVEAGAVSFRYRDGRQENGVPIADAIERVVAAVHDRVQV; encoded by the coding sequence ATGCCGACCAGCGGCGGCCACCGATCCCGAGGAGCACAGTCCGTGTCCGAGCCCATCAGTCTGACCGTCGACGGAGTCGAGACCACGGTCGAGGCGGGCACGACGGGCACCGACCTGTTCGCCGACCGTCGGGACGTCGTCGTCGTCCGCGTGGACGGCGAGCTGCGCGACCTGCACCTCCCGCTTCCGTCGGGCGCCACCGTGGAAGGGGTCACCATCGGGTCGCCGGACGGGCTGGCGGTCCTCCGGCACTCCACCGCGCACGTCCTCGCCCAGGCGGTCCAGGACGTCAACCCGAAGGCGCGCCTGGGCATCGGCCCGCCGATCACCGACGGCTTCTACTACGACTTCGACGTCGAGACGCCCTTCACCCCCGAGGACCTGCGTGCGCTCGAGAAGTCGATGGCGCGCATCGTCAAGGAGGGGCAGACCTTCCGGCGGGTGGACGTCACCGAGGCGGAGGCACGGCAGATCGAGGCGGACGAGCCCTACAAGCTCGAGCTGATCGGCCTGAAGGGCGACGCCTCCGACGACGACGGGGCGTCCGTCGAGGTGGGCCTCGGCGGCCTGACGATGTACCAGAACGTCCGCCGCGACGGCTCCGTCGCGTGGCAGGACCTGTGCCGCGGTCCGCACCTGCCCAGCACCCGCCTGATCGGCAACGGCTTCCAGCTGACCCGGTCCGCGGCGGCGTACTGGCGCGGCAGCGAGAAGAACCCGCAGCTGCAGCGGGTCTACGGCACCGCGTGGCCCACGAAGGACGAGCTGCGGGCCCACCTCGACCGGCTCGCGGAGGCGGAGCGGCGGGACCACCGTCGGCTCGGCTCCGAGCTCGACCTGTTCTCCTTCCCGGACGAGATCGGCTCCGGCCTGGCGGTGTTCCACCCCAAGGGCGGCATCGTCCGGATGGAGATGGAGGAGTACAGCCGCCGGCGGCACGTCGAGGCGGGCTACTCGTTCGTCAACACCCCGCACATCACCAAGGCGCAGCTGTTCCACACCTCGCGGCACCTCGACTGGTACGCCGACGGCATGTACCCGCCCATGCGGCTGGACACCGAGTACCACGAGGACGGCACCGTCAAGCGCGAGGGCCAGGACTACTACCTCAAGCCGATGAACTGCCCGATGCACAACCTCGTGTACCGGTCCCGCGGGCGCAGCTACCGCGAGCTGCCGCTGCGGCTGTTCGAGTTCGGCACCGTCTACCGCTACGAGAAGTCGGGCGTGGTGCACGGCATGACCCGTGCACGCGGGTTCACCCAGGACGACTCGCACATCTACTGCACCCGCGAGCAGATGCGCGACGAGCTCGCCTCGCTGCTGACCTTCGTGCTGGACCTGCTGCGCGACTACGGGCTCAACGAGTTCTACCTCGAGCTGTCCACCCGCGACCCCAAGAAGTCGGTCGGCGACGACGCGACGTGGGAGGAGGCCACCGAGACCCTTCGGGAGGTCGCCACCGAGTCGGGGCTGCAGCTCGTGGACGACCCGGGCGGGGCCGCGTTCTACGGTCCCAAGATCTCCGTCCAGGCGAAGGACGCGATCGGCCGGACCTGGCAGCTGTCGACCATCCAGCTGGACTTCTTCGAGCCGGAGCTGTTCGAGCTGGAGTACACGGCGCCGGACGGCTCGCGGCAGCGGCCGGTGATGATCCACCGGGCGCTGTTCGGCTCGATCGAGCGGTTCTTCGCGATCCTGGTCGAGCACTACGCCGGCGCGTTCCCGGCGTGGCTCGCGCCCGTCCAGGCGCTGGCCGTGCCGGTGGCGGAGACCTTCCAGCCGTACCTGGAGGACGTCGTCGCGCAGCTGCGTGCCCGGGGCATCCGCGCCGAGCTGGACGCGTCGGACGACCGCTTCGGCAAGAAGATCCGCAACGCCGCCACGCAGAAGGTGCCGTTCGTGCTGATCGCCGGCGGTGAGGACGTCGAGGCCGGCGCGGTGTCGTTCCGGTACCGCGACGGGCGCCAGGAGAACGGTGTGCCGATCGCTGACGCGATCGAGCGTGTCGTCGCCGCGGTGCACGACCGCGTCCAGGTCTGA
- a CDS encoding HIT domain-containing protein, which yields MKYDDAHGPTVEVPGDFAGDPDGYQRLWTPHRMAYIGGVDKPTDDLPGPGCPFCRAPGLPDEQGLVVARGEAAYVVLNLYPYNSGHLLVCPYRHVSDFTDLTAAETAEVTELTQQAMRVIRTVMAPQGFNLGMNQGEVAGAGIAAHLHQHVVPRWRGDSNFLPIVARSRALPELLADTRARLAAAWPVRGE from the coding sequence GTGAAGTACGACGACGCCCACGGGCCGACCGTCGAGGTCCCCGGCGACTTCGCCGGGGACCCCGACGGCTACCAGCGCCTGTGGACGCCGCACCGGATGGCGTACATCGGCGGGGTCGACAAGCCGACCGACGACCTGCCCGGACCCGGCTGCCCGTTCTGCCGCGCCCCGGGCCTGCCCGACGAGCAGGGTCTCGTCGTGGCGCGCGGTGAGGCGGCGTACGTCGTGCTCAACCTCTACCCGTACAACTCCGGTCACCTCCTCGTCTGCCCCTACCGCCACGTGTCCGACTTCACCGACCTGACCGCCGCGGAGACGGCGGAGGTCACCGAACTGACGCAGCAGGCCATGCGAGTGATCCGCACCGTCATGGCGCCGCAGGGCTTCAACCTCGGCATGAACCAGGGCGAGGTGGCGGGAGCCGGGATCGCGGCGCACCTGCACCAGCACGTGGTGCCCCGCTGGCGCGGCGACTCCAACTTCCTTCCCATCGTCGCGCGCAGCCGTGCGCTGCCCGAGCTGCTGGCGGACACCCGCGCGCGGCTCGCCGCGGCGTGGCCCGTCCGGGGGGAGTGA
- the pgsA gene encoding phosphatidylinositol phosphate synthase: MLHGLRGAMTRLFTPVARVLLRAGISPDAVTATGTLAVVVIGLWAFPTGHLLLGAVLIGLSALTDSLDGVMARQAGRSGPWGAFLDSTLDRFADAAVFGGLVLWFFGRGDDRLAAVLALACLVLGSVVPYARARAEGLGMTASGGIAERADRLVAVLVATAAVGAGLPPVVLTVVLGLLAVASAITVGQRMAAVHRQVAEAGR, translated from the coding sequence GTGCTGCACGGACTGCGCGGTGCGATGACACGGCTCTTCACCCCCGTCGCCCGGGTGCTGCTGCGGGCCGGCATCAGCCCGGACGCGGTGACGGCCACCGGCACCCTGGCCGTCGTGGTGATCGGCCTGTGGGCCTTCCCGACCGGTCACCTGCTGCTCGGGGCGGTGCTGATCGGCCTCAGCGCGCTGACCGACTCGCTCGACGGTGTCATGGCGCGCCAGGCCGGCCGGTCGGGCCCGTGGGGCGCGTTCCTGGACTCGACGCTCGACAGGTTCGCGGACGCGGCGGTGTTCGGGGGTCTCGTGCTGTGGTTCTTCGGACGGGGCGACGACAGGCTCGCGGCCGTGCTCGCGCTGGCCTGCCTGGTCCTCGGGTCGGTGGTGCCCTACGCGCGGGCCCGCGCCGAGGGCCTCGGGATGACGGCGTCCGGCGGCATCGCCGAGCGGGCCGACCGGCTGGTCGCCGTGCTCGTCGCGACGGCCGCCGTCGGCGCGGGACTGCCCCCCGTGGTACTCACCGTGGTGCTCGGCCTGCTGGCGGTCGCATCGGCGATCACGGTCGGCCAACGCATGGCCGCGGTGCACCGCCAGGTCGCGGAGGCCGGTCGGTGA
- a CDS encoding phosphatidylinositol mannoside acyltransferase yields MSRSGGVMVRGFALAWRWGRHLPGPVVRAATTLAADITWLRHGTGVRRLESNLRRVRPDLAPAELRRLCRAGMRSYLRYYGEAFTLPGFSPQQIAARVRVVGRENVQQHLDAGRQVVMALGHLGNWDLAGAWATADLAPVTTVAERLEPEELFQEYVGFREGLGMRILPHTGGSDVFRALVRASRTGPGVIPLLADRDLTARGVEVQLFGETARVAAGPAALTVMTGAPLCPVGISYERLRGERRRRAGTPWGVVVEFFPALEIPEELPHRDRVQAVSQAWVDRVADVIAAHPQDWHMLQRVFVADLDPGRYAATVATATGQP; encoded by the coding sequence GTGAGCCGTTCCGGCGGCGTCATGGTGCGCGGCTTCGCTCTCGCCTGGCGCTGGGGCCGGCATCTGCCGGGACCGGTGGTCCGCGCGGCGACGACGCTGGCTGCGGACATCACGTGGCTGCGTCACGGGACCGGCGTCCGGCGCCTCGAGTCGAACCTGCGTCGGGTGCGTCCCGATCTCGCGCCCGCCGAATTGCGGCGGCTGTGCCGCGCGGGCATGCGCTCCTACCTCCGCTACTACGGCGAAGCGTTCACGCTGCCCGGGTTCTCCCCGCAGCAGATTGCCGCACGGGTACGGGTGGTGGGGCGCGAGAACGTGCAGCAGCACCTGGACGCCGGTCGCCAGGTCGTCATGGCGCTCGGGCACCTGGGGAACTGGGACCTCGCCGGCGCCTGGGCGACGGCGGACCTGGCCCCGGTGACCACCGTCGCCGAGCGTCTGGAGCCCGAGGAGCTGTTCCAGGAGTACGTCGGCTTCCGAGAGGGTCTGGGGATGCGGATCCTGCCCCACACCGGCGGCAGCGACGTGTTCCGTGCCCTGGTCCGGGCCTCCCGGACCGGACCAGGGGTGATCCCGCTGCTCGCCGATCGCGACCTGACCGCACGGGGCGTCGAGGTGCAGCTGTTCGGCGAGACCGCGCGCGTCGCCGCAGGTCCGGCGGCACTCACGGTGATGACCGGTGCGCCGCTGTGCCCCGTCGGGATCAGCTACGAACGGCTCCGCGGGGAGCGCAGGCGGCGCGCCGGCACGCCCTGGGGGGTGGTGGTCGAGTTCTTCCCGGCGCTCGAGATCCCTGAGGAGCTGCCGCACCGCGACCGCGTGCAGGCGGTGTCGCAGGCCTGGGTCGACCGGGTGGCCGACGTCATCGCGGCGCACCCGCAGGACTGGCACATGCTGCAGCGCGTGTTCGTGGCCGACCTCGACCCCGGTCGGTACGCCGCCACGGTCGCGACCGCCACCGGGCAGCCATGA